The following are encoded together in the Adhaeribacter arboris genome:
- a CDS encoding FAD-binding and (Fe-S)-binding domain-containing protein — MNTDKLQQLARQLTGELHFDSTMRTLYATDASAYREMPLAVAFPANKEDIKTLIQFARREGTSLIPRTAGTSLAGQVVGSGIVVDVSRTFTQILEINPEEGWVRVQPGVIRDELNLFLKPYGLYFGPETSTANRAMIGGMVGNNSCGSNSVVYRSTREHLVSVKAILSDGTETEFTPLSAAEFEAKCLGETAVSSLETRIYQATKAMLSHPDTQEEIRNEFPKKTVERRNTGYAVDLLLETEPFTPGADAFNFCKLLAGSEGTLAFLTEIKLNVVPLPPREIGLLCIHCNSVDEALRANLVALKYQPSASELMDHYVLECTKANIEQSQNRFFVQGDPGAILVVEIAKNSTVEIETVAAALTADLKTQGLGYHYPLVLGPDTKKVWTLRKAGLGLLSNIPGDAKPVAVIEDTAVDVQDLPDFITEFNQILKQHDLFCVHYAHAGSGELHLRPILNLKTAAGNKLFRIIAEEIARLVKKYRGSLSGEHGDGRLRGEFIKWMVGENNYQLLEEVKRTWDPDNIFNPGKIVNTPAMDTFLRYEPGQENPEIATVFKFKDAQGILRAAELCNGSGDCRKTHLTGGTMCPSYMVTRNEKDTTRGRANMLREFLTRSDKANRFDHHEIKEAMELCISCKGCKSECPSNVDVAKLKAEFLQHYYDANGIPLRTRLVGNFTNLNNLASVAPGIYNFVFTNKFTSQLAKKVVGFAPDRPLPLLHKTTLRQWFKKHQRQNTQIKASKGKVNLFCDEFTNFNDAEIGMKAVQLLEQLGYEVHIPEHEESGRTYLSKGLVREAKKLAIKNVSQLSKVVSADAPLIGIEPSAILTFRDEYLDLVEDNQYTSAQKLAQNSFLIDEFLAAEIAKGNITKEQFTKEKRLIKLHGHCHQKALSSVLFTQKMLSLPENYKVEVIPSGCCGMAGSFGYETEHYEVSMKIGELVLFPTVRKQPEHVIIAAPGTSCRHQIKDGTGRKALHTLEVLWEALI, encoded by the coding sequence ATGAATACAGACAAATTACAACAACTTGCCCGCCAGTTAACCGGCGAACTCCATTTTGATTCTACTATGCGTACGCTGTACGCCACCGATGCTTCGGCTTACCGGGAAATGCCGCTGGCAGTAGCTTTTCCGGCAAATAAAGAAGATATAAAAACTTTAATTCAATTTGCCCGCCGCGAAGGCACCTCGCTTATTCCGCGTACAGCCGGTACGTCCTTGGCCGGTCAGGTGGTTGGGAGTGGTATTGTGGTAGATGTCTCGCGTACCTTTACTCAAATATTAGAGATTAACCCAGAGGAAGGTTGGGTGCGGGTACAACCGGGCGTTATCCGGGATGAATTAAATTTGTTTTTAAAGCCATACGGTTTGTACTTCGGGCCGGAAACTTCTACCGCCAACCGGGCCATGATTGGGGGTATGGTCGGAAATAATTCTTGCGGCTCCAACTCGGTGGTATACCGCAGTACCCGGGAACATTTAGTATCGGTAAAAGCTATTTTGAGTGATGGCACCGAAACGGAGTTTACTCCATTATCCGCAGCCGAATTTGAAGCAAAATGTTTAGGCGAAACGGCTGTTAGTTCGTTAGAAACCCGGATTTATCAGGCAACCAAAGCCATGCTTTCTCATCCGGATACCCAAGAGGAAATTCGTAATGAATTTCCAAAAAAAACGGTAGAACGCCGCAATACCGGTTACGCCGTAGATTTACTTTTAGAAACCGAGCCTTTTACCCCGGGAGCTGATGCTTTTAATTTTTGTAAATTACTTGCAGGTTCTGAAGGAACATTGGCTTTTCTAACGGAGATAAAATTGAATGTGGTGCCCTTACCACCGCGGGAAATTGGCCTGCTTTGTATTCATTGTAATAGCGTAGATGAAGCCTTACGAGCCAACTTAGTCGCTTTAAAATACCAGCCCAGCGCCAGCGAACTCATGGACCATTACGTGCTGGAATGCACCAAAGCTAATATTGAACAAAGCCAGAACCGGTTTTTCGTGCAGGGTGATCCGGGAGCCATTTTGGTAGTTGAAATTGCTAAAAATAGTACTGTAGAAATAGAAACAGTAGCGGCTGCTTTAACCGCTGATCTTAAAACGCAAGGATTAGGTTATCATTATCCCTTGGTACTCGGCCCGGATACGAAAAAAGTGTGGACCTTACGGAAGGCTGGTTTAGGATTACTGTCTAATATTCCGGGTGATGCCAAACCAGTAGCAGTAATTGAGGATACAGCCGTAGATGTGCAGGATTTGCCGGATTTTATCACCGAGTTTAATCAAATTCTAAAACAGCACGATTTATTCTGCGTGCATTATGCGCATGCCGGTTCCGGAGAATTGCATTTGCGGCCCATCCTAAATTTAAAAACGGCTGCCGGAAACAAGCTTTTTAGGATTATTGCCGAAGAAATTGCCCGCTTGGTTAAAAAATACCGGGGTTCGCTCAGCGGCGAACACGGCGATGGGCGGTTACGCGGCGAGTTTATAAAATGGATGGTAGGGGAGAATAATTATCAGTTGCTGGAAGAGGTAAAACGCACCTGGGACCCGGACAATATCTTTAACCCCGGCAAAATTGTAAATACCCCGGCGATGGATACTTTTCTGCGGTACGAGCCCGGGCAGGAAAATCCGGAAATAGCTACTGTGTTTAAATTTAAAGATGCCCAAGGAATTTTAAGGGCCGCCGAATTATGTAACGGTTCCGGCGATTGCCGGAAAACGCATTTAACCGGCGGCACCATGTGCCCAAGTTATATGGTTACCCGCAACGAAAAAGATACTACCCGCGGGCGCGCGAACATGTTGCGCGAGTTTCTGACCCGTTCAGATAAGGCTAACCGGTTCGATCACCACGAAATCAAAGAAGCTATGGAGCTTTGCATTTCTTGCAAAGGTTGCAAGTCAGAGTGTCCTTCGAACGTAGATGTAGCCAAGCTCAAAGCGGAGTTTCTGCAGCATTACTACGATGCAAATGGCATCCCGCTCCGGACCCGTTTAGTAGGTAATTTCACTAATTTAAATAACCTGGCTTCGGTAGCCCCAGGTATCTACAACTTTGTTTTTACAAATAAATTTACCTCGCAGTTAGCCAAAAAAGTAGTAGGGTTTGCCCCCGACCGACCTTTGCCTTTATTGCATAAAACTACCCTGCGGCAATGGTTTAAGAAGCATCAACGGCAGAATACGCAGATTAAGGCATCTAAAGGTAAAGTCAATCTTTTTTGTGACGAATTTACCAACTTCAACGACGCCGAAATAGGCATGAAGGCCGTGCAGTTGCTGGAGCAATTAGGCTACGAAGTACATATCCCGGAACACGAAGAAAGCGGCCGCACGTATTTGTCGAAAGGGTTAGTGCGCGAAGCAAAGAAATTGGCGATTAAAAACGTATCTCAGTTAAGTAAAGTAGTTTCAGCAGATGCCCCATTAATTGGAATTGAACCGTCGGCTATTTTAACTTTTCGGGATGAGTACTTGGATTTAGTAGAGGATAATCAATACACCAGTGCGCAGAAATTAGCCCAAAATAGTTTCTTAATTGATGAGTTTCTTGCGGCCGAAATTGCGAAAGGAAACATTACGAAAGAACAATTTACCAAAGAAAAGCGCTTGATAAAGCTGCACGGGCATTGTCACCAGAAAGCATTATCATCGGTATTATTTACCCAGAAAATGTTGTCGTTACCGGAAAATTACAAGGTAGAAGTTATTCCTTCAGGTTGCTGCGGTATGGCGGGTTCGTTTGGCTACGAAACGGAACACTACGAAGTATCCATGAAAATTGGCGAATTGGTTTTATTCCCAACTGTTCGAAAACAACCTGAGCATGTTATAATTGCGGCTCCAGGAACTAGCTGTCGCCACCAAATAAAAGATGGTACAGGGCGAAAAGCTTTACATACTTTGGAAGTGTTGTGGGAAGCACTGATTTAG
- a CDS encoding GNAT family N-acetyltransferase: protein MHLTLTTCTIRYWQLGDELALAKHANNYNIWINLRNSFPYPYTLQDAQNWIILANAIEPVTNFALEVNGEAVGGIGLVLQPDVYSKSAEIGYWLSEIYWNRGIVTEALKAMTKYGFEILKLERMYAAVFDWNLKSARVLEKAGYHFEGKLLKSVYKNGQLIDSLLYATTKE, encoded by the coding sequence ATGCACCTTACTCTTACAACCTGCACCATTCGATACTGGCAACTGGGAGATGAATTGGCTTTAGCTAAGCACGCGAATAATTACAATATTTGGATAAATCTGCGAAACTCGTTTCCCTACCCGTATACCTTGCAAGATGCGCAGAATTGGATAATATTAGCCAATGCAATTGAACCCGTAACTAACTTTGCCTTGGAGGTAAATGGTGAAGCAGTGGGTGGTATAGGCCTAGTTTTACAACCAGATGTATACAGTAAAAGTGCCGAAATTGGTTATTGGTTAAGCGAAATATACTGGAATCGGGGCATTGTTACGGAAGCATTAAAAGCCATGACAAAATACGGTTTTGAAATCTTAAAACTGGAACGGATGTACGCGGCAGTGTTCGATTGGAATTTAAAATCGGCCAGAGTACTGGAAAAGGCTGGCTACCATTTTGAAGGTAAACTACTTAAAAGCGTTTATAAAAACGGACAATTGATTGATTCGCTTCTCTATGCCACTACTAAGGAATAA
- a CDS encoding LolA family protein, with product MKRITLFVFIIALTINQFAQAQDPKARQILDAMSKKYQSMKAFRANFNQTLENTTSKAKENLEGEITVMGNKFRLKTEDQEIINNGNTIWTYIKSENEVNISENDPDDEAMTPNKIFTMYKKGYKSAYVEEAKEDGELCDVIELSPEDKNDPVFKVRLNISKKDKSLKSWKMFRNNGNRYTYTITDFTPNPNVDNNYFAFDKSKFKGVKVIDLR from the coding sequence ATGAAAAGAATAACTTTATTCGTATTTATTATAGCATTAACCATAAACCAGTTTGCTCAGGCGCAAGACCCAAAGGCTCGCCAGATTTTGGATGCCATGAGTAAAAAATACCAATCCATGAAAGCTTTTCGGGCTAACTTTAATCAAACTCTGGAAAATACTACCAGTAAAGCCAAAGAAAACCTGGAAGGTGAAATTACGGTAATGGGCAATAAATTCCGCTTGAAAACCGAAGATCAGGAAATTATAAATAATGGCAATACCATTTGGACGTACATTAAATCCGAAAACGAAGTCAACATTTCGGAGAATGATCCGGATGATGAAGCCATGACCCCGAATAAAATCTTTACAATGTATAAAAAAGGTTATAAATCGGCGTACGTAGAAGAGGCCAAAGAAGACGGCGAATTGTGCGATGTAATAGAGCTTTCGCCGGAAGATAAAAACGATCCGGTTTTTAAAGTTCGTTTAAATATCAGTAAAAAAGACAAATCGTTAAAAAGCTGGAAAATGTTCCGCAACAACGGTAACCGGTATACTTACACCATTACTGATTTTACCCCTAATCCAAACGTAGACAACAACTACTTTGCCTTCGATAAATCGAAATTTAAGGGAGTTAAAGTAATTGATTTGCGGTAA
- a CDS encoding FtsK/SpoIIIE family DNA translocase, with amino-acid sequence MATNTYKREAGNAPKAKNSPKASDEPVNRSFNAPKPAKAPSVGRTFPKFKFISFGFLRDRRFHLFIGFTLLLAALYLLIAFVSYLFTGPADQSVVESLQTSDLKDSGLESENWLGLFGAWISNYFIYKWLGVASFFLIPIIFFSGYKILFRRTQVSLSYTYTVCTFAMLWCSLLLGYLVLRLNRVEDLSYLSGGIGYETALWFESLIGLGTAFLLAFLLIIFVVFFFNITSLSVKKASDKATTLSPSDNRAAVNAYNADTYEQHSSGINQYANPTADIEQAELPEEIEEEEPEMVLSQNSFTDKANVELTIAKSPGFTVEPIFLSPSNPISPNKPLTGGIHLDIEPMAYDEDELFEEEDLFLEEEEPIKSATTPLPAPAPEFKITDLPVEPLGQEMANYDPTLDLARYQYPNIELLNDYNLGKIQVTKEELEANKDKIVETLGNYAIGIASIKATIGPTVTLYEIVPDAGVRISKIKNLEDDIALSLAALGIRIIAPIPGKGTIGIEVPNKKKEMVSIKSILSTEKFQKSEMDLPIAFGKTITNEVFITDLAKMPHLLMAGATGQGKSVGLNAILTSLIYKKHPSQLKFVLVDPKKVELSLFNKIERHFLAKLPDSDEPIITDTKKVINTLNSLCMEMDMRYDLLKDAGCRNLKEYNQKFVERRLNPKKGHRFMPFIVLVIDELADLMMTAGKEVETPIARLAQLARAIGIHLVVATQRPSVNVITGIIKANFPCRISFKVTSKIDSRTILDTGGAEQLVGQGDMLFSVGSDLIRLQCAFVDTPEVDRICDFIGEQQGYNDAYLLPEFFGDESGNDKADFDPSTRDSLFEEAARIIVTHQQGSTSLLQRRLKLGYNRAGRLIDQLEAAGVVGPFEGSKARDVLIPDEYSLEQLLNTMEK; translated from the coding sequence ATGGCTACGAATACTTACAAACGTGAAGCAGGTAATGCGCCGAAAGCAAAAAATAGCCCCAAGGCCAGTGACGAGCCGGTAAACCGCTCCTTTAATGCTCCCAAACCCGCTAAAGCCCCTTCAGTGGGAAGAACTTTTCCGAAATTTAAGTTTATTAGCTTTGGGTTTCTGCGGGACCGTCGTTTTCATTTATTTATCGGCTTTACTTTGCTGCTGGCCGCCCTGTACTTGTTAATAGCTTTTGTGTCTTATTTATTTACCGGTCCGGCCGATCAAAGTGTAGTAGAATCTCTGCAAACCAGTGATTTAAAAGATTCTGGCCTCGAATCAGAAAACTGGCTGGGTTTGTTTGGCGCCTGGATCTCGAACTATTTTATCTATAAGTGGCTGGGCGTTGCTTCTTTCTTTCTGATTCCCATTATCTTTTTTAGCGGCTATAAAATCTTGTTTCGCCGCACCCAAGTCTCTCTTTCGTATACCTATACCGTTTGTACGTTTGCCATGCTATGGTGTAGTTTGCTGCTGGGGTATCTTGTGCTGCGTTTGAACCGGGTCGAAGATTTGTCTTATTTAAGTGGCGGCATTGGCTACGAAACGGCCCTTTGGTTCGAAAGCTTGATTGGTTTAGGTACCGCTTTTCTACTAGCTTTCCTGTTGATAATTTTTGTGGTTTTCTTTTTTAATATCACCAGTTTGTCAGTTAAAAAAGCTTCTGATAAAGCCACTACTTTATCTCCATCCGATAACCGAGCCGCGGTAAATGCTTATAATGCGGATACCTACGAACAACACTCATCGGGCATAAACCAATATGCCAATCCTACTGCTGATATTGAACAGGCAGAATTGCCCGAAGAAATTGAGGAAGAAGAACCAGAGATGGTTTTAAGTCAGAATTCTTTTACGGACAAGGCCAATGTTGAATTAACCATAGCTAAATCGCCTGGCTTTACCGTTGAGCCTATATTCCTAAGTCCGAGCAATCCCATTTCTCCCAATAAACCTTTAACTGGTGGTATTCATTTGGATATTGAGCCCATGGCTTACGACGAAGATGAACTTTTTGAGGAGGAAGATTTATTTTTGGAAGAGGAAGAACCCATTAAAAGCGCGACGACTCCTTTACCTGCTCCTGCCCCCGAATTTAAGATTACCGATTTACCCGTGGAACCTTTGGGCCAGGAAATGGCAAATTACGACCCTACCTTGGACCTGGCCCGTTACCAATACCCCAATATTGAGTTACTGAACGACTATAACTTAGGTAAAATTCAGGTTACGAAAGAAGAACTGGAGGCCAATAAAGATAAAATTGTGGAAACGCTGGGAAATTATGCTATTGGTATTGCCAGTATCAAAGCTACCATTGGCCCTACCGTAACCCTTTACGAAATTGTGCCCGATGCCGGAGTACGGATTTCTAAAATTAAAAATCTGGAGGATGATATAGCTTTGAGTTTGGCTGCTTTAGGTATTCGGATTATTGCGCCCATTCCGGGCAAAGGTACCATCGGGATTGAAGTACCGAACAAAAAGAAAGAAATGGTGTCCATAAAGTCTATTCTTTCTACCGAAAAGTTTCAAAAGAGCGAAATGGATTTGCCCATTGCTTTCGGTAAAACCATTACCAACGAAGTTTTTATTACTGATCTAGCCAAAATGCCGCACTTACTGATGGCGGGCGCGACCGGTCAGGGCAAGTCGGTGGGTTTAAACGCCATTCTTACTTCCTTGATTTACAAAAAGCACCCGAGCCAACTCAAGTTTGTGCTGGTCGACCCCAAGAAAGTGGAATTGTCCTTATTTAATAAAATTGAGCGTCACTTTTTAGCGAAATTGCCCGACAGCGACGAACCTATTATTACGGATACGAAAAAAGTTATTAATACCCTTAACTCGTTGTGCATGGAAATGGACATGCGCTACGATTTACTCAAAGATGCCGGTTGCCGTAACTTGAAAGAGTACAATCAAAAATTTGTGGAGCGCCGCTTGAATCCAAAGAAGGGTCACCGCTTTATGCCTTTTATTGTATTGGTAATTGATGAGTTAGCGGATTTAATGATGACGGCCGGCAAAGAAGTGGAAACTCCCATTGCTCGGTTAGCCCAATTAGCCCGGGCCATAGGTATTCACCTGGTGGTGGCTACGCAGCGGCCTTCGGTTAACGTAATTACGGGTATTATTAAAGCTAACTTTCCGTGCCGGATTTCTTTTAAAGTTACGTCTAAAATTGATTCGCGTACTATCTTGGATACCGGTGGCGCCGAACAGTTAGTAGGGCAGGGTGATATGCTGTTCTCGGTGGGTTCTGATTTAATCCGATTGCAGTGTGCTTTTGTCGATACACCGGAAGTAGACCGTATTTGCGATTTTATTGGGGAACAGCAAGGCTATAACGATGCTTATTTACTACCGGAATTCTTTGGGGATGAGAGTGGCAACGACAAAGCCGACTTTGACCCAAGCACCCGCGATTCTTTGTTTGAAGAGGCGGCCCGTATAATTGTAACGCACCAGCAAGGTAGTACTTCGTTGCTGCAACGTCGCCTGAAATTAGGTTATAACCGGGCCGGCCGTTTGATTGACCAGTTAGAGGCAGCTGGAGTAGTGGGGCCATTTGAGGGCAGTAAAGCCCGGGATGTTTTAATTCCGGACGAATACAGTTTGGAACAATTATTGAATACAATGGAAAAATAA
- a CDS encoding quinone-dependent dihydroorotate dehydrogenase → MYKPFIRPLLFQFDPEQIHDLSYSGIKTAFKLPFAAELGKKIFRVDHPILEREVFGLKFPNPVGLAAGFDKDARLVDEFETFGFGFLEIGTLTPMPQPGNDKPRLFRLPKDQAIINRMGFNNRGVEVAAARLRNRKGTTIIGGNIGKNKVTPNEQALKDYLYCFDALYDVVDYFVVNVSSPNTPDLRALQDKEPLQHLLSELQNRNQSKPQAKPLLLKIAPDLNQNQLDDIIQIAITTQLSGLIATNTTISRNNLLTSQAEVSAMGAGGLSGKPLTQRSTEIIRYLRQHLPQNIRLIGVGGIMTASDALEKLDAGADLIQLYTGFIYEGPGLVRQINQALLRR, encoded by the coding sequence ATGTACAAGCCATTTATTCGCCCGCTGCTTTTTCAATTCGACCCGGAACAAATTCACGACCTTTCGTATTCGGGAATTAAAACAGCCTTTAAATTGCCGTTTGCCGCGGAACTAGGAAAGAAGATATTCCGGGTAGATCATCCCATTTTAGAACGTGAAGTGTTCGGGTTAAAGTTTCCGAATCCCGTAGGTTTAGCGGCTGGTTTTGATAAAGATGCGCGGTTGGTCGACGAATTCGAAACTTTTGGTTTTGGCTTTTTGGAGATAGGTACCTTAACCCCCATGCCTCAACCCGGAAACGACAAACCCCGGCTTTTCCGGTTGCCGAAAGACCAGGCCATCATTAACCGGATGGGGTTTAATAACCGGGGCGTGGAAGTGGCGGCGGCTCGGTTGCGGAACCGGAAAGGAACTACCATTATCGGCGGCAATATTGGCAAAAACAAGGTTACTCCCAATGAGCAGGCTTTGAAAGATTATTTATATTGTTTCGATGCCTTGTACGATGTAGTAGATTATTTTGTCGTAAATGTGAGCTCTCCCAATACTCCGGATTTGCGCGCTTTACAAGATAAAGAACCATTACAGCATTTGCTGTCGGAGCTGCAAAATCGTAACCAAAGCAAGCCTCAAGCCAAGCCATTGCTGTTGAAAATTGCTCCGGATTTAAATCAAAACCAACTGGATGATATTATTCAAATTGCCATAACTACCCAGCTCAGTGGCCTCATTGCTACCAACACCACCATTAGTCGCAATAACTTATTAACGAGTCAGGCAGAGGTTTCCGCCATGGGAGCCGGTGGGTTAAGCGGTAAACCTCTTACGCAGCGTTCCACCGAAATTATCCGTTACCTCCGGCAGCATTTACCGCAAAATATTCGCCTGATTGGCGTAGGAGGCATAATGACCGCATCGGACGCCTTGGAAAAACTGGATGCCGGAGCCGATTTAATTCAATTGTACACGGGTTTTATTTACGAAGGACCCGGTTTAGTTCGGCAAATAAACCAGGCTCTGCTCAGAAGATAA
- a CDS encoding CAP domain-containing protein, with the protein MYLLAVFFSWLIYSAAAQLDPGAPAYYSIAWQDFEKLPAARKTIPLKQPDYALLDAAIFQVTNKIRTQEGKPLLQYLPALHRSATFHAQAMIELDFYDHYNLKQLAYLTPDKRITAFGGFFHYSAENIAQYDIINTDLEYCPVRESKMYFNYLNCDTRKPFKPYTYLAYAVAVVDGWLHSPPHRQSLLSIHYQYMGCAARISKNPYQQRQVPFARIAQNFGGYGPSNSN; encoded by the coding sequence TTGTACCTGTTGGCGGTCTTTTTTTCGTGGCTTATTTACTCGGCAGCTGCGCAGCTGGATCCAGGCGCGCCGGCTTATTATTCTATTGCTTGGCAGGATTTTGAAAAATTACCCGCTGCTCGGAAAACCATACCGTTAAAGCAACCCGATTACGCGTTATTAGATGCCGCTATATTTCAAGTTACCAATAAAATTCGCACTCAAGAAGGAAAACCGCTTTTGCAGTATTTACCCGCTTTACACCGATCAGCCACTTTTCACGCGCAGGCTATGATTGAGCTGGACTTTTACGATCATTATAATTTAAAGCAACTGGCTTATTTAACTCCGGATAAACGTATAACCGCATTCGGGGGCTTCTTCCATTATTCCGCGGAAAATATAGCCCAGTACGACATAATAAATACGGATTTGGAATACTGTCCTGTGCGGGAATCTAAAATGTATTTTAATTATTTGAACTGCGATACCCGAAAGCCATTTAAGCCTTATACCTACCTGGCCTACGCCGTAGCCGTAGTGGATGGTTGGCTGCATTCTCCGCCGCACCGCCAAAGCCTTTTAAGTATTCATTACCAATACATGGGCTGTGCCGCAAGAATTTCCAAAAATCCTTATCAGCAAAGACAGGTTCCTTTTGCCCGGATCGCCCAAAACTTCGGCGGTTATGGTCCTTCTAATTCTAATTAA
- a CDS encoding DUF4249 domain-containing protein, with protein MQHPTVWKYFLVLLALTSCIDPVNLSLKPEPDQLIVEGLITNENTQAPIKLAYSQPYTQQLGVIPKPLKNATVYVEDQNNNRFDYYENAPGNYISQAFTGVVGNTYTLTIITEGKKVYKSKPEKMLATTPVDGLAAEIRARPKVDSQGDEIIEYNFQTFVNTSDPAEEKNYYMWRWVGTYEVHTQPQDHTKDVKGTPVPDPLPCCAVCWVTEGHQNISVRNDALINGNKIIKQPISLIPILPENFNFRYHLRVKQYSLTESAYNFWRILTSQVTGVGSVQDPPPASVPGNIYNEEDEKEMVLGYFGASAVTTDAFFIDRGEVPFAIPRFIYADDCRVLKNSTAIKPDFW; from the coding sequence ATGCAGCACCCTACTGTTTGGAAATACTTTTTAGTTTTATTGGCTTTAACCAGTTGCATTGATCCGGTGAATCTGAGCTTAAAACCAGAGCCCGACCAATTAATTGTAGAAGGATTAATTACAAACGAAAATACCCAAGCTCCCATAAAATTAGCTTATTCTCAGCCTTATACCCAGCAGCTTGGAGTAATACCTAAACCCCTTAAAAATGCCACCGTTTATGTTGAAGATCAGAATAACAACCGTTTTGATTATTACGAAAATGCTCCCGGCAACTACATTTCCCAAGCTTTTACCGGAGTAGTAGGCAATACCTATACGCTCACCATTATTACCGAAGGAAAAAAGGTCTACAAATCTAAACCCGAGAAAATGCTGGCCACTACCCCCGTTGACGGGTTGGCCGCTGAGATACGAGCGCGCCCGAAAGTAGATAGCCAAGGTGACGAAATAATTGAATATAACTTTCAAACCTTTGTCAATACCAGTGACCCGGCCGAAGAAAAAAATTATTACATGTGGCGATGGGTTGGAACCTACGAGGTGCACACCCAACCGCAGGACCATACCAAAGATGTAAAAGGAACGCCCGTACCCGATCCGCTGCCTTGCTGCGCGGTTTGCTGGGTAACCGAAGGACATCAAAATATTTCCGTTAGAAACGATGCTTTGATAAACGGAAATAAAATAATAAAACAGCCCATATCTTTAATTCCTATTTTACCCGAGAACTTTAATTTCAGGTATCATTTAAGAGTAAAGCAGTACTCCTTAACGGAATCCGCTTATAATTTTTGGCGGATTCTTACTTCTCAGGTAACGGGGGTGGGCTCGGTGCAAGATCCACCGCCCGCCTCGGTACCGGGTAATATTTACAATGAGGAGGATGAAAAGGAAATGGTGCTGGGTTATTTTGGTGCTTCAGCCGTTACCACCGATGCCTTTTTCATTGATAGGGGAGAAGTTCCGTTTGCTATTCCCCGCTTTATTTACGCCGACGATTGCCGGGTTCTTAAAAACAGCACCGCCATTAAACCAGATTTTTGGTAA